A portion of the Sebastes fasciatus isolate fSebFas1 chromosome 2, fSebFas1.pri, whole genome shotgun sequence genome contains these proteins:
- the LOC141784002 gene encoding growth arrest-specific protein 1 encodes MKCWCSSSALALLPWVLVVALDAQLICWQALLRCHEEPECDLAYGQYLAACEGNIRGTRRQCPSHCINALIRLNHTRSGPDLETCDCAQDLECIGAKRAIEPCLPRRHPHDAGGIGCMEARQRCEEDSDCHTSLTAYLSYCGQLFNGRKCSSKCKATIQQMLFIPNGVLLNRCVCDGVERPFCEVVKENMSKLCAIGDHIVISDQPDPDDIYEDEDYDPKHDREEVYTDPNSASQRLPSCVTLLFLPLAWILY; translated from the coding sequence ATGAAATGCtggtgcagcagcagcgccCTGGCACTTCTCCCATGGGTGCTGGTGGTGGCCTTAGACGCCCAGCTAATCTGCTGGCAGGCGCTCCTGCGGTGCCACGAGGAGCCCGAGTGCGACCTCGCCTACGGCCAATACCTTGCAGCTTGTGAAGGTAACATCAGAGGCACGAGGAGGCAGTGTCCGAGCCACTGCATCAACGCGCTCATCCGGCTCAATCACACCCGCAGCGGGCCGGATTTGGAGACCTGCGACTGCGCGCAAGACCTGGAGTGCATCGGTGCCAAACGCGCCATAGAGCCGTGCCTTCCACGCAGACACCCGCACGATGCCGGCGGGATCGGGTGCATGGAGGCCCGGCAGCGGTGTGAGGAGGACAGCGACTGCCACACCTCCCTCACGGCCTACTTGTCATACTGCGGGCAGCTGTTCAACGGCAGGAAGTGCTCCTCCAAGTGCAAAGCCACCATTCAGCAGATGCTCTTCATCCCCAATGGCGTGCTGCTGAACCGCTGTGTCTGCGATGGGGTGGAGAGGCCTTTCTGTGAAGTGGTGAAGGAGAACATGAGCAAACTTTGTGCCATTGGAGACCACATTGTTATTTCAGACCAGCCTGACCCGGATGACATCTACGAGGATGAAGACTATGACCCTAAACATGACAGAGAGGAGGTGTATACTGATCCTAACTCTGCTTCCCAGAGGTTGCCCAGCTGTGTAACACTCCTGTTTCTTCCTCTAGCATGGATATTGTACTGA
- the cplx3b gene encoding complexin-3b isoform X2 — protein sequence MAFMVKHMVGGQLKNLTGGLTEEKPEAEKSDAAAQGMTQEEFEQYTQQLEEEKQEREACFAQKKAERATVRSHFRDKYRLPKNETDETQIQQAGDDVVLPTELAKMIAEDNQEETHKQSVLGQLSNIQNVDMDQLKDKAQATLEDLKKQTENCSLM from the exons ATGGCTTTCATGGTGAAACACATGGTGGGAGGACAGCTGAAGAACCTGACTGGAGGACTGACGGAGGAGAAACCAGAAGCAGAGAAATCAGACGCCGCCGCGCAGGGCATGACTCAAGAGGAATTTGAACAATACACGCAGCAGCTAGAGGAGGAAAA ACAAGAACGAGAAGCCTGTTTTGCCCAGAAGAAAGCTGAGAGGGCCACAGTTAGAAGTCATTTCCGGGACAAGTACAGACTACCAAAG AACGAGACAGACGAGACCCAGATCCAACAAGCGGGGGACGACGTGGTGTTGCCCACAGAGCTGGCCAAGATGATCGCCGAGGACAACCAGGAGGAGACGCACAAGCAGTCGGTGCTGGGCCAGCTGTCCAACATCCAGAACGTGGACATGGACCAACTGAAAGACAAAGCCCAGGCCACACTGGAAGACCTCAAAAAGCAGACGGAGAATTGCAGTCTCATGTGA
- the cplx3b gene encoding complexin-3b isoform X1 encodes MLWVMLTHTVIPPASQQPQSSHIQRSLRGAAMAFMVKHMVGGQLKNLTGGLTEEKPEAEKSDAAAQGMTQEEFEQYTQQLEEEKQEREACFAQKKAERATVRSHFRDKYRLPKNETDETQIQQAGDDVVLPTELAKMIAEDNQEETHKQSVLGQLSNIQNVDMDQLKDKAQATLEDLKKQTENCSLM; translated from the exons ATCATCACACATACAGAGGAGTCTCCGAGGTGCAGCCATGGCTTTCATGGTGAAACACATGGTGGGAGGACAGCTGAAGAACCTGACTGGAGGACTGACGGAGGAGAAACCAGAAGCAGAGAAATCAGACGCCGCCGCGCAGGGCATGACTCAAGAGGAATTTGAACAATACACGCAGCAGCTAGAGGAGGAAAA ACAAGAACGAGAAGCCTGTTTTGCCCAGAAGAAAGCTGAGAGGGCCACAGTTAGAAGTCATTTCCGGGACAAGTACAGACTACCAAAG AACGAGACAGACGAGACCCAGATCCAACAAGCGGGGGACGACGTGGTGTTGCCCACAGAGCTGGCCAAGATGATCGCCGAGGACAACCAGGAGGAGACGCACAAGCAGTCGGTGCTGGGCCAGCTGTCCAACATCCAGAACGTGGACATGGACCAACTGAAAGACAAAGCCCAGGCCACACTGGAAGACCTCAAAAAGCAGACGGAGAATTGCAGTCTCATGTGA